acccccaaacttattatttgctagtcctcgagcaaaactaataaaaaataaataaaaccgagttaatctcgttagggtttaccagaggtgtgcccacaaaaccattactccagaccctaactatctatgcagaaccttggaaggcactgaagaatctcattggttggcatacttattgactacaggaggaagtaccctgatgcgaaattccaatttttgtgcacgagtttgcactcaagcatactaaaattcatataaagtgacagagctctactcaaatagtttctggacatcataaaccggagtcaaccaatcacatggatagattaagaagatggatgtagagaaaaatgtggatgatgttgactaaggtgaacctatcctaatggactgagatactggtctggactaatatcaacacactggcaaatataagggaaccagtggccgataatcctaactctaggtcaactcaactagcatatacaagggtaccagtggtcgactttattgtatttattccggttggtctggtggtctggtctcaatttttttttttcatctcagtcactctatttcaccctagtaatggtaaaaagaaaagaaaaaagaagtgatcaggattctttcgatgtttccatcacgaggatatggcgaaactaccatgttttctttttctaacacctgagctctatgcttttatgaatagactctttagatgtttccatctaatcagattggttcctcaaatcctacaaccaaaatgcttccatccacttagattagttagtgccaaccttaataagcataaatttctagtctctggagcttatttattgcaactaagaactttttcccatacccccaaacttaaatctaacattgtcctcaatgttctaaagatgaaattaaaagcatgaacaaggagaaactgttaccaatgaagcaaaagagataaggaaatatattaccgtgtcgcatgaatattgggttacctcccaagaagtgctaagtttaaagtcttcagccagactaagcaaggattagtcaccacgtagaatcatatagtagtagccggaataactgtgggtcatctggatcaaaaagtgttacccacaagaagagaaaactgcaacagaccaagaagataccgaacatacccttgcttaagacaactacatctagttgtggttcaggttcaggctctataaaagggtctaaataaaaggttttcatcggttggatttcctcaaagctaagatccgattcaggtattatagtctggaaaaactcaactaagaacttagaagcacataacaacaacctgaatcattggggatcctctaagtcaattagatttgactcacaaagttcaCCATattaatggtcattcttaagaaaatgtgtcgaccctaatatcctaaagtaattaggtttagtctcaaaacttaatatccgacatatctgaaaatcatatgttcccacaattggaagaaaatcttttggtgggaaaacaaagtcaatcttggtatcatagcctgggttaaccacatcaaccagaggatgggtttctaacaactgagcttctctatggacatcattaggttcgagaaaacatgtatgaagataatcttgtaatatggttgaggcataaatgtcaagtcctacacgagggaactttctaagagttaaagcacatggagaatgataatcacccccaaacttagagttttatgtgtctctagaaagactagtcacaacttccctaatttctaggtcatcagattcctggaaatggtcaattgattcttctaagtcaggttcatcctcactcatctctacgagttcatcttcttcgtctaagactattgtttctaaatcgctagactctaaaacattattctcagaataaactcgttcctctaaatcattatcggctttgtaaacaggaaatactacatcgtctaaaacgagggtatctctagtcaaatcctcgtccttttgaataggtgaataattattaaaattatttggatttgaactagaaataatattatcattgtaaagctcaattggagtaaccatttcctgatcactattcctacataagtatgattctccatccactatcctcatcataatcatcaataacatgaaaaagatcgaacctcatcaaaacaagtagtgtaccaattctaaccttgttatcttgattatgtaaataactatctcatttaagggtattattggaacactatattggaaagtaagttatttcgagcaagtctttcgttcgtctcagccatcagcttgagggatccTCTAtaaaagttcactcattattgtagttctttcgtctataattacactattcatctcagctaacttacgcgtcgactcagctaactcctgagggactcttctaaaggaggaataggaacagagggatcataaaaaggactacttttcaatagtttgattgtatcctctagagacgaagaactagtactataatcttcttgctcgtaagactgatgcatgtgtggatagtaattgggctcaccagggtatgacccatatccttccaaaggatggcgttcccaaccactattcccaacatggtcataaaaggatgatgtccatattcaaattcaggtcgataatcattgtattggcttctatcataccagttcgacattcttaattgcaagggaattctacacaatcacaaacaaggctgactcgaccaaatcaaacctataaaatctagcaaacaacaagcatgatggctccacttagattgtttctagaccagcttctaatccttcgaaagggaattcgttacaatttaagcaaacccctggaatcaatccgagtcaaagtaagttgaattgaggcgagggaagctcagtggagctttgatacccaaggcctcaccgctatcacaaggcggcgcagtcacgcattcaactcacagaaaccatcatgaacttcgaagtatgctaaaagagtaaccaatatttttcgaacgactttcctactaagctcgttaccctataggtctcgttctagtcaaaattttaagcttaggttcgcgtttggtttcgttttcctaaagcgggcaagaaggaaacggtgatgaaatccgagtccttatcttaatttggccaggccttgccctttactaggaaattaaaacaaccgtattcaaatcctcagcatatattcaccttaaggcatacaataaacccgctgacaggggattcgcgggtgtttcgaaagcttacctcccgtaccagacgggcgcagaaccgctgaagtcgactcgggccacgactcctatgtcatgtgcgaacccgaggggccgagacgatattgtaatcgtcgtccttccctgcaaacagttttatatttaatgtacccttccttagggtttaaaaaaaataaaataattgtccaagtccaaagtccaaataaagtgcaaaagaaaagaaataaaaaaaaaaataataataattacaaaaaatggaaggtctctaaaaaaaaaaataaataaattctctctttttttttttaattttttttctttcgcttttttttttgctttgtctttttccttctcttttagctttaagctttgattccaagtctttagtatccaacttcaaacctgtaatacaaagacacacccaaagaaacgtaaaaagaacaaatgaaataaaaaaaaaaacctaaaaattctacctaagcacaaatcatcgtcggcgacgccaaaatgatattaattttgattgttgttgttgtaatgaggttcaaactctcggacttgtgaagattaaatttaaagatttaataaaattatatacaaaaatattaacaaagtgggagagaggtaaccaagacactagaatccactattacacatgaatgatgtcaaatatttcataactctaattatccttttaatcctttatttcttaatccacaaataatcaaacatattctcaaaaattaattgtatcccttaagcatagattatctaaccaaagcataacctatctaattgaatcacaactatgaagaaaattatgtaaacttttaagaactctgcaaaagcagtgattgagtgaattataattaaatattagagaaaatgaaatagttacccattgttcatgtgtgaatagcttcatccattgccttggttacgagagatttagccgctcatcatgttggaaaattaGCGGGATATCCTTTCGACAAGGTATTCTAGGAATTTTGATAAtgggagattaaatatcaattctagttatgaAGACAAGAACATGTCTGTGAATGagaacgaaatccttaaccaatatctttacatcttgatttgcgtgtttcctttgccttttttgtttttagtataatttactttacataaaaatcagaaaaatccctcCTTGCTTTACATAAGAAGCCGAAACACATTGACAACCAAtacctctctgtgggaatgatcttttcttacccttgctatataatatattttgagtagtgagaaaataatttatttttgacgcgtaCGACATCGATCAGTATGTCGTCATGTAAAAGCTGACTAGGATGGGCTCACATCTTGTAAGTGAATGttcaaaactaaacatttactTAAAGGATATCAACTCACAAGTGAACCACATCATCTATACACTGGCTTAAAAAGAGCTAGGAATAGAAAAGGGATTTTAGGTAAAATTGACGTATATCCTATGTGGATTTAAACATTTACCCTCTCCGGTAGTGTGCACATCTGCACACATACTGAGTGATTTTGTTGTAGCATTTTATTCAAACCATGGAAAACCAACCGCATCTTGATTCTCATATGGCTTTGATATCTGTGGGTATCTTTAGTCATACACATCAGGCGTCTTAAATAGGGTTGTATTATAAGCACTATACTACTAACAATACCTTATACTTATTAACTTTTttctggttttctttttctattcATTTTCTCTCATTGAAACAAAACAAATATGAAGCGAGCTATCGAAAGAAAACCTAAAAGTAAGTAAGAATACTACGAAGAAAGTTACTGAGATTTTGTGTGTTTCAATGGGAGAAAACAAACAAATCCCTCCACCAAAATATAATTTGGATGCAAAATGGGATGCTTGTCTTGATCTAATCGTACGTCGAACTGTTCACTTTTCTCTCGCTGGTGTTTTTGGTGGTCTCCTTTTATTAAGTGAGTTTATTTAATTACCCCCCTCTTCAAAACATTactgttttctagggttttggttttggtagTATAAATATATTGGGGATTGCACAAGGTTAGAAGAAACTTTAATTGGGATTATTTGTTTTGTTATCATTGTTTTTAGTATCTAATTTGTTTTGGAGTTGAGATTATTTGTACTAGTAAATATGCACATGCAATGTACCTGCCGACTTGTCGTTCCATTACAAAACTTATGGGATAACAAACTATAATACTAAGGCGGAAAATCTtccttcaaaataaaaattattgtttCACTATtttatctcttgtaatcaattagaatatatgtGACTTAtgattgatggtattttcaatgatgttgtagtaatgaggtgcaaactctcggacttgtgaagattaaatttaaagatttaataaaattatatacaaaaatattaacaaagtgggcgagaggtaaccaagacactagaatacactattacacatgaatgatgtcaaatatttcataactctaattaaccttttaatcctttatttcttaatccacaaataatcaaacatattctcaaaaattaattgtatcccttaagcatagattatctaaccaaagcataacctatctaattgaatcacaactaatgaagaaaattatgtagacttctaagaactctgcaaaagcagtgattgagtgaattataattaaatattagagaaaatgaaatagtttccCATtcttcatgtgtgaatagcttcatccattgccttggttacgagagaattagccgctcatcatgttggaaaacctctcaaagaatttcattgatgctcagaAATGGTTTAcagatgatgagaatatgagaaatacaataaaaccgggtttgtaacaattatatttgttacaaaccagagaactacgaccctcagtgacaaaataagactggtgcagttgtgtcgcaaacgctgtaggaaataagtctgcctgatgtatgacccacaggtgtgagtcgttattattgTAGGAAAACGAcagctggtgcaggtccgttcttcgtgttcttcagtgttcttcaatgacagcagcagcagcagcaggtggtctctctgcaaattcgatttttttgactcttTGGTGCTCTAAaattctcccaatctctcccctccaattctctatgatcccatcaacatatttatactccttagccccatttaattacgccaaaattctcaatattcttcattaaactcggcagttaaagaaaatattttccggatattttttcttcatccgagcatctgcagctgtccaaccttctttattttccttctacacggtccagagtgttgctagagtcatcatacacgagcagaacacgcataaatcttcaaaaactcgtgaattattcttctcatgcacgggcttccctgttttcttttcacggattttccagccaattttgatcgaaacaaacacccataccagctttgttaggacatatcacaactacccattaagtttcagccctttagtctacccagatatccttcaaatttcgatcgaaaaattCACCAAAGAGCTgctcttttttcccgccaattttttaagttcaaacgaagaaggtggtgtccacctaaccagatgtggggtgcgaatagcagcttcctgttttgggggtgacctggggtgccccttaaccaaatctgggctccgactagcaagtgtcctccgggggtgttccgagtgatttttcgagccgatttttccaacaatatttattttccaaaaatacctaaaaatacacaaaacaccataataaggacgaaaacgagtaccaacgaTACGAAACATTTAGGACAAAttagatacataaatgcgtctatcaacttaCATTTCAGCGAGTGAAAAATTCATAGACAATAGACACCAAAATGTAGGATGAAAGCATAACTAAAATAATataggaaaagaaaaaaccatAAAGTAAAAAACAAATGCAACGACTAAGGGCTTTGCGGACAACATCAATTCGCAAGACATTACAATATTGATTTTTGTTTAACTAAGCTAAGATGACGTGAGAACTTCCTTGTACACAACATTCCTGGTGAACGTTCCAACTTCATCAGCAATGCGCTCTTTTTTGATTAACACCTTATTGTTGTTGCTGGAAACACCCCTTGAAAGCCCAACATACCACTTTCCATGGCTGAAGACATGCTCAAGAAGATAAATACCGGTGTTTTGAATTATTTGTCCTTGTGCTTTGTTGATGGTGAATGCAAATCACATACTTACTGGGAATTGCTTGGGAATTATCTTGAACGGTATCTCAAGATTCTCTGACGGGCTCATTGACATCCTATGGAGGAATACTCTTTTACCCGCTGAATTTCCACTAAGGATCACTGCATCGATACAATTTGGAAAGAACTTCTTTATGATAATCCTAGTACCATTGCATAAGTCGCTCCTGGCACTAACATTCCTCAGTAACATAGGGTGCTCCTAGCATCAGTTTCAACTCGTGAGGAGGTAAACCACCAGGAGATATTCCATTTAACTGTTCTTGAAGATAGAGGTTTTGGAAATAATCTTCCACGGAATCAAATGAATAATACTTATGCTCTTGTCCGAGAAAAATGCTAATCACTCGATCATTTAACTTATCAACATGCTCATTCAGTGGTGTGATAAGTGCCCGGTTAAGCAAGTAATCCTGATCCTCAGAATTATCTGCCAAGTCGGGAAAGGTAGCACGTATCGGTTGGGAAATTGAATCTTCACCAGTCCAGGGTATCACAATATCATCTGGCATCTTTATCATGTCATTTTCCACAGAAAGTTCATTTCCATCACCAACTCGCATCAAGAAATCAGAACAAGACGTATCTCCCACTGCACGCATATTATTCTTCAGACGAAGAACCTATACATGTCTCCACAGAGGCGACATGGTAAGACAAGAATGAACCGTTTGCCCCCTTATAGTTTTAGGTACAACTGGAAGAACCCATCGGAAATCACCTACCATAATAACAATCTTACCACCAAACGACTTCTTGTTACCCGTTATATCTGTCATAGTCGTATCGAATGCCTCGATAGAATATCGATGTGCCATGGTAGCTTCATCCCACGTAACACAGTAGCTTGACGGAGAAGATTAGCCAACTTGTCATTTTTAACGATGTCACATGTAGAAGTTGTTGTCGGGATAAATggaagcttgaatcttgaatgtgCAGTTCTTCCACCAGGTAACATAGTAGCTGCTACTCCAGACGTAGTTGTCGACAAAATAGCACGGTAGAGAAAAGTCTTCCTGGTACCTCCTGGACCATCAACAAAGAAGACTATACTTTCTTTTCTTCGGACGACAACCATAATTGCATCATAAGACTTGGACCGATATTCTTTAAACTTTTCCACATTCATCATATCTTATTCGGAAACCAGAATGGATACCTCCTCTTCGATCAAATCAGACACCTGTAAATTGTCGTCTAATATGCCGACAGTTGCTGGAAGATCATAATCTTTTAGGCGCTTGCCATGTTGATGAAGCATATGATTCAGCTCTCTAAGAAGACGGTATGATAAGTATGCGGAGCTTGTATCACTTGAACTTGCATAATATTCAACCATGACGTTGAAGAACTCGTCCCAGAGCTTTCTGGTGTCCACTATGTTGCAAAAAACCAATATGCTACCAGAAAGAGTTCTCATAGCAGATGGCATTTTGTTTGTTGCTGCTTCGGCCATACATGCCCTCAAACTGTTATCATTTTCCAACAATCCTCGTGCCTCGACTGCATTTTTAAATGTCTGACATATTCTGCCTTCAACTGTCAACAAATTTTCATATGAAGTAGCACCCCTAacatgcataagtatgagccTCAGAAAAAACCTTTCAGCTGCAATAGGGGGTACAGAATATACCATACCACTGACCCTctgttttgttcttcttctctgcaattTCATAATTGCTTTATCCCATTTGTAGTGTTCTGGAAACTCTCGATACAACCATCGcctatccatatgatcacttgcATTTGTAACAAAATACTCAGTCAACATCGTTTTAGAATTCCTTTCATTTTCCAAGACCTCATCGACTGTTTGATGCTCGTATAACATGACACTATTTTGTTTGGGAAGATGCAACTGCAATCGTTGAACTGATGGACACATCTTATTCATTGCAAACATGTATATTCTCCACATTACCTCTTGAGCACACAACCATCTTGCATTGATATAACGTGTTACCTCGTTATTATCGGTTTCTGGCTTCACATGTTGCACTCGAAAGGAAATACAATATGGGACCTTATAGATGTACTTGTAAAGATACTTCACATTTTGGACAGTGAAACAAACTTTTACATTGATGTGGCAATCATATTTCTGAAGAAGCCAAGGATTTTAAGGTACCATAAATATGTTATCCGCTATGAAGTTTTTACTCATCGGTATAGTATTTCCATCATCTCTCCTCTGGTAGACTAGGTAAGCATCCTTACCTTGCACGGTACATTCAAAAAACTGTTTCGGAAACCCTCTCTTGCACTTTCCTTCCCTCATGCACTTGCTGCCACACGGACCACGAATCATCCATTTTTTCACACACTTATACAACTCGGGCTCTTTCTTCTTATCAAGAA
This genomic stretch from Papaver somniferum cultivar HN1 chromosome 5, ASM357369v1, whole genome shotgun sequence harbors:
- the LOC113279939 gene encoding uncharacterized protein LOC113279939, translated to MCPSVQRLQLHLPKQNSVMLYEHQTVDEVLENERNSKTMLTEYFVTNASDHMDRRWLYREFPEHYKWDKAIMKLQRRRTKQRVSGMVYSVPPIAAERFFLRLILMHVRGATSYENLLTVEGRICQTFKNAVEARGLLENDNSLRACMAEAATNKMPSAMRTLSGSILVFCNIVDTRKLWDEFFNVMVEYYASSSDTSSAYLSYRLLRELNHMLHQHGKRLKDYDLPATVGILDDNLQVSDLIEEEVSILVSE